In one window of Methanosarcina vacuolata Z-761 DNA:
- a CDS encoding YhbY family RNA-binding protein: protein MEKEKLYRLKAEANQLSPILNIGKNGVTDTLIEELNKQIKANRLVKVRVLKSAEEGKDLKAIAEEIAAATRSTVIEVRGRTVVLYR, encoded by the coding sequence ATGGAGAAAGAAAAGTTATACAGGTTAAAAGCCGAAGCAAATCAGCTTTCCCCTATTCTTAATATCGGAAAGAATGGGGTAACGGACACTCTGATTGAGGAACTGAACAAGCAGATAAAAGCTAACAGACTTGTGAAGGTAAGAGTACTGAAAAGCGCTGAAGAAGGAAAAGACTTAAAGGCTATCGCGGAGGAAATTGCTGCTGCTACGAGATCCACTGTGATAGAGGTACGTGGAAGGACCGTGGTTCTGTACAGGTGA
- a CDS encoding RAMP superfamily CRISPR-associated protein, translating into MTWSLYRVSLRLLSPVHIGWKKTDNLQQTRPYVPAKTIWGALTARLARDYGSFNYEKVGNEVAENLRFSYFYPTIINTKIAKVPANIDIFPWKNIDDFSWKYLNSSQNTALNQKTAEEGSLHETENISHKTRNGDSVYLLGYIFEKEGFDLKWQESLKKIQIGGERGYGWGKVEIIEISKLFEKIIFDGYAVNLSGDHPIINVIKGNKYVLAHVITKNLNLNGLVEPFVGRETSKNKYFGGKYSNAEICWMPGSTVNKNEEFEILPTGLWRICI; encoded by the coding sequence ATGACATGGTCCCTCTATCGTGTGAGTTTACGTCTTCTTTCTCCAGTTCATATCGGATGGAAAAAAACAGATAATTTACAGCAGACACGGCCTTACGTTCCTGCCAAAACGATATGGGGTGCATTGACTGCAAGGCTAGCTAGAGATTATGGAAGTTTTAACTATGAAAAAGTTGGAAATGAAGTAGCAGAAAATCTAAGATTCAGTTATTTTTACCCTACAATCATAAATACTAAAATTGCTAAAGTTCCTGCCAATATTGATATTTTTCCGTGGAAAAATATTGATGATTTTTCTTGGAAGTACCTGAATAGTTCCCAAAATACTGCTCTAAATCAAAAAACAGCAGAAGAAGGTTCACTCCACGAGACCGAAAACATCTCCCATAAAACGCGTAATGGAGATTCCGTTTATCTATTAGGTTATATTTTCGAAAAAGAAGGATTTGACTTAAAATGGCAAGAGTCATTGAAAAAAATCCAGATTGGAGGGGAACGTGGGTACGGATGGGGAAAAGTGGAAATTATAGAGATATCCAAACTCTTTGAAAAAATCATTTTTGATGGATACGCTGTAAATTTAAGTGGCGACCATCCAATTATAAATGTCATTAAAGGAAATAAATATGTATTAGCGCATGTCATTACGAAAAATTTGAATCTAAATGGTTTGGTAGAACCTTTTGTTGGTAGAGAAACATCGAAAAATAAATATTTTGGTGGAAAATATTCGAATGCTGAGATTTGCTGGATGCCTGGAAGCACTGTAAATAAAAACGAGGAATTTGAAATTCTACCTACAGGATTATGGAGAATATGCATTTAA
- the alaS gene encoding alanine--tRNA ligase has protein sequence MLEDEYQLEFFKNNGFVRKQCQSCGKFFWTRDPDRKTCGDAPCDPYTFIGNPVFSREFDISQMREYYLSFFEERGHTRINRYPVVARWRDDLYLTIASIADFQPFVTSGQVPPPANPLTISQPCIRLNDLDSVGRSGRHLTTFEMMAHHAFNKRDNEIYWKEHTLELCDELFNSLKLDPFAVSYKEEPWAGGGNAGPCVEVLVNGLELATLVFMGLKTDKKGDILIKGETYSKMDNYIVDTGYGLERFVWASKGSPTIYDALFPGIVNELMGLAGLEHELDNSEYANILAQNARLAGFMDVSEQANLLELRKKVASSIGMTVEKLSDIMEPVEKVYAITDHTRCLTFMLGDGIIPSNVKAGYLARLVIRRTLRMMGDLDIRTPLTEIMDMHIKNMPEYPEFRENFPVIQDILESEEEKFRNTMERGRRIIQKSASHFKKTGEKIPLSQLTELYDSHGIPPEMAKEVASEIGVDVEFPDNFYSIIGELHNKAEEKEEEVVPFADRLKHLPKTKRSFYDEPTRLEFEAVVLDIFDNNIVLDNTFFYAEGGGQPADMGTIATGYAVYKVVDVQVYDGVIVHTIENPEGNLDIRKGDIVNGKVDEKRRMTLARHHTATHIVNDAARKVLGKHIWQAGAQKFVDHSRLDLSHYKHISPDELKQIELLANRTVMENKRVVTEWTPRTEAEQEYGFGLYQGGVPPGEKIRVVKVGDDVEACAGTHCVSTGVVGPIKILRAERIQDGVERVEFAAGVAAVRAMQKIDSLLADSAKTLSVPPEQLPASVERFFGEWKDLKKENEKLKEEIARARVYRLLGGASEVGGLKVIAEFIPEADSLELQKTATELLKHEDVVTLLASDAEGVKLVASAGQKAVSCGINAGSLVREMSKLVSGGGGGKPALAMGGGTDPSRIQDALARGLELVKEACK, from the coding sequence ATGCTTGAAGATGAATATCAACTTGAATTTTTCAAAAATAACGGGTTCGTCCGGAAGCAGTGCCAGTCATGTGGCAAATTCTTCTGGACACGTGACCCTGACCGAAAGACATGTGGAGATGCGCCCTGTGATCCTTATACCTTTATAGGAAACCCGGTTTTTTCCAGGGAATTTGATATCTCCCAGATGCGTGAGTATTACCTCTCATTCTTTGAGGAGAGAGGGCACACAAGGATCAACCGTTATCCTGTAGTTGCTCGCTGGAGAGATGACCTTTATCTTACCATCGCATCCATTGCAGATTTTCAGCCTTTCGTAACCTCGGGGCAGGTTCCCCCACCTGCAAATCCCCTCACGATTTCCCAGCCCTGTATTCGATTGAACGACCTGGATTCAGTGGGCAGAAGCGGACGCCATCTTACAACTTTTGAAATGATGGCACATCACGCCTTCAATAAAAGGGACAACGAAATTTACTGGAAGGAACATACTCTGGAGCTATGTGATGAACTCTTTAATTCACTTAAGTTAGATCCCTTTGCTGTAAGTTACAAGGAAGAGCCATGGGCCGGCGGAGGAAATGCAGGGCCCTGTGTTGAGGTCCTTGTGAACGGGCTTGAGCTTGCTACCCTTGTTTTCATGGGTCTGAAAACCGACAAAAAGGGTGACATCCTCATCAAAGGTGAGACCTATTCGAAGATGGATAACTACATCGTGGATACAGGATACGGACTCGAACGTTTCGTCTGGGCTTCAAAGGGTTCCCCTACAATCTATGACGCACTCTTCCCAGGCATAGTAAACGAACTCATGGGGCTTGCAGGGCTTGAGCATGAACTGGACAATTCCGAATATGCAAATATCCTGGCCCAGAATGCTCGGCTTGCAGGGTTTATGGACGTAAGTGAACAGGCAAACCTTCTGGAACTCAGGAAAAAGGTTGCTTCAAGCATTGGAATGACCGTGGAAAAACTCTCGGATATCATGGAACCTGTAGAAAAGGTCTATGCAATCACTGACCATACACGCTGTCTGACTTTCATGCTTGGAGACGGGATTATTCCTTCGAATGTCAAGGCAGGATACCTTGCAAGGCTTGTCATCAGGCGGACTTTACGCATGATGGGTGACCTTGACATCCGGACTCCGCTTACTGAGATTATGGATATGCATATAAAGAATATGCCGGAGTATCCCGAGTTCAGAGAAAACTTCCCGGTCATACAGGACATTCTGGAATCCGAAGAAGAGAAGTTCCGCAATACAATGGAAAGAGGCCGCAGGATCATTCAGAAATCGGCATCTCATTTCAAGAAAACCGGGGAAAAGATTCCTTTATCTCAGTTAACTGAACTTTACGATTCTCACGGAATCCCACCCGAGATGGCAAAAGAAGTAGCATCCGAAATCGGAGTGGACGTCGAATTCCCTGACAACTTCTATTCCATTATTGGTGAACTGCATAACAAGGCTGAGGAAAAGGAAGAAGAAGTAGTTCCGTTTGCAGACCGGCTTAAACACCTCCCGAAGACAAAGCGCAGTTTCTATGACGAGCCCACTCGCCTTGAATTCGAAGCTGTTGTACTGGATATCTTTGACAACAATATAGTGCTGGATAACACCTTTTTCTACGCCGAAGGCGGTGGACAGCCTGCAGATATGGGAACAATCGCTACCGGATATGCGGTATATAAGGTTGTGGACGTCCAGGTCTACGACGGCGTAATAGTACATACAATAGAAAACCCTGAGGGGAATCTGGATATCCGTAAGGGTGACATTGTAAACGGTAAAGTGGATGAAAAGCGCAGGATGACCCTTGCCAGGCACCACACGGCAACCCATATCGTAAACGATGCAGCCAGGAAAGTCCTTGGAAAACACATCTGGCAGGCCGGTGCCCAGAAGTTTGTGGATCACTCCAGGCTTGACCTTTCACATTACAAGCATATCTCCCCTGATGAACTGAAGCAGATAGAGCTCCTGGCAAACCGCACGGTTATGGAAAACAAGCGTGTTGTTACGGAGTGGACGCCAAGGACTGAAGCCGAGCAGGAATACGGCTTTGGGCTCTATCAGGGTGGAGTGCCTCCAGGAGAAAAAATTAGAGTTGTAAAGGTCGGAGACGATGTTGAAGCCTGTGCAGGTACGCACTGTGTCAGTACGGGAGTTGTCGGCCCGATCAAAATCCTGAGGGCAGAAAGGATCCAGGATGGAGTTGAAAGAGTTGAGTTTGCAGCAGGAGTTGCAGCCGTACGTGCCATGCAGAAGATAGATTCTCTCCTGGCAGATTCCGCAAAGACCCTGAGTGTGCCTCCAGAACAGCTTCCGGCAAGTGTTGAGCGTTTCTTTGGGGAATGGAAAGACCTCAAGAAAGAAAACGAAAAACTCAAGGAAGAAATTGCCCGCGCCAGGGTTTACAGGCTGCTGGGAGGAGCTTCCGAGGTTGGAGGTCTCAAGGTTATTGCCGAATTTATTCCCGAAGCCGATTCCCTTGAACTCCAGAAGACAGCTACTGAACTTCTGAAACATGAAGATGTGGTAACTCTTCTTGCAAGTGATGCCGAAGGAGTTAAACTCGTGGCATCTGCCGGACAAAAAGCCGTAAGTTGTGGGATCAATGCCGGCAGCCTTGTCCGTGAGATGTCGAAGCTTGTAAGCGGAGGTGGAGGCGGGAAACCTGCTCTTGCTATGGGCGGTGGAACTGACCCTTCAAGAATTCAGGATGCGCTTGCCCGCGGGCTTGAACTCGTAAAAGAAGCCTGCAAATAA
- a CDS encoding hydrolase, whose amino-acid sequence MTTNFETPECCPRFDPAPWDGKLFEWNNKRFIKDSVTTQFYMPLNFGEVIMRMNEKVARAGAEMPDQLCLSDHTSESNMDLYLAVDKEVDGAENVTLSGKFLSKVYEGNFEKTEEWCQDFEAYAKSQGLEIKKWYMWYTTCPACAEKYGENYVVIISEVE is encoded by the coding sequence ATGACCACCAACTTCGAAACTCCTGAATGTTGTCCTCGTTTTGACCCAGCTCCCTGGGACGGAAAATTGTTTGAATGGAACAATAAAAGGTTCATCAAGGACTCGGTTACCACACAGTTTTACATGCCTCTGAATTTTGGAGAGGTAATAATGCGGATGAACGAGAAAGTCGCCAGGGCAGGCGCAGAAATGCCGGACCAACTCTGTTTGTCAGACCACACCTCAGAAAGCAACATGGACCTTTATCTGGCTGTTGATAAAGAAGTGGACGGCGCCGAAAACGTAACACTGAGCGGAAAATTTTTGAGCAAAGTCTATGAGGGAAACTTTGAAAAAACAGAAGAATGGTGCCAGGACTTTGAAGCATACGCAAAAAGCCAGGGCCTGGAAATCAAGAAATGGTATATGTGGTATACCACCTGTCCCGCCTGTGCCGAAAAATACGGGGAAAACTACGTCGTGATTATTTCCGAAGTTGAATAA
- a CDS encoding OsmC family protein, whose product MPENNPPITILYEGGMQFVAENGTGCKIPVEPAVSMGGSGKTPNPVEYLVTALGSCVGIIMVMDFSRKGFKLDSFTMKIDGTRSKLCDCFFEKLHLIITLSGDMDDHTVAEVIQNTMHTCPIAAMFKQTMEITWEYQIIDRIHALEVQNQAHWAL is encoded by the coding sequence ATGCCCGAGAACAATCCTCCTATAACTATATTATATGAAGGTGGAATGCAGTTTGTTGCAGAGAATGGAACTGGATGCAAAATTCCCGTAGAACCGGCTGTTTCTATGGGTGGAAGCGGTAAAACCCCAAATCCGGTAGAGTATCTAGTTACGGCTCTTGGTAGTTGTGTAGGTATTATTATGGTCATGGATTTTTCCAGGAAAGGCTTTAAACTGGACTCTTTTACAATGAAGATCGATGGTACCAGGAGCAAACTATGCGATTGCTTCTTTGAGAAGCTGCATCTTATAATCACTCTTTCCGGAGACATGGATGACCACACAGTCGCTGAGGTGATTCAGAATACGATGCATACCTGTCCCATTGCGGCGATGTTTAAACAAACAATGGAAATTACCTGGGAATACCAGATTATAGATAGGATTCACGCACTTGAGGTACAAAATCAAGCACATTGGGCTTTGTGA
- a CDS encoding class I SAM-dependent methyltransferase has translation MPLNPINYLLILIDVARRKQFEKPLHGDKESLRFATPEPIARYRAQRLRSKVLADISCGIGGQTVFFAQQCEFVYAVEIDPQKIEYAKQNCAMYGLDNVKFICGDALDPKVIEQIPAVDVIFSDPFRPAEESERHVSSLEPGIPNVLAAYGEKTRNFAFEAPPQMPPERIPFDCEKEYISLDGQLNRLTLYFGGLKQYDRMAVALPAGEGLVPKYGLPQVRETDKMKLNAYEPEPSVVAAGLLPELVESMMQMAGPFMGGFELFRVDKKRLLLTSDALIKQSMIKNHYLVLKVCPFEPKEINKFLKGQNIGSVVLRAGVKPEEYWEVRNEVEKSLEGNKTVHLFVKDGTAILCEVIFND, from the coding sequence TTGCCTTTAAATCCCATAAACTATCTACTAATCCTGATCGACGTGGCACGGAGAAAACAATTTGAAAAGCCCCTGCATGGGGATAAGGAAAGCCTGCGCTTTGCAACCCCTGAGCCAATTGCCCGCTACAGGGCGCAGCGTTTAAGATCAAAGGTTCTGGCTGACATAAGCTGCGGGATAGGAGGCCAAACCGTCTTTTTTGCCCAGCAGTGCGAGTTCGTATATGCAGTGGAAATCGACCCCCAAAAAATCGAGTACGCAAAGCAGAACTGCGCAATGTACGGTCTTGACAACGTGAAATTCATTTGCGGGGACGCCCTTGACCCGAAAGTCATAGAGCAGATCCCGGCCGTTGACGTAATATTTTCTGACCCCTTCAGGCCGGCCGAAGAAAGCGAAAGGCACGTCTCAAGCCTTGAGCCGGGAATTCCAAATGTTCTGGCTGCTTACGGTGAAAAAACCCGAAATTTTGCTTTTGAAGCTCCGCCCCAGATGCCGCCTGAAAGGATTCCTTTTGACTGCGAAAAAGAATACATCTCGCTTGACGGGCAGCTCAACCGCCTAACCCTTTACTTCGGCGGGCTGAAGCAGTATGACAGAATGGCTGTAGCTCTGCCTGCAGGCGAAGGGCTGGTCCCAAAATATGGTCTCCCGCAGGTAAGGGAAACTGACAAAATGAAACTTAACGCCTACGAGCCTGAACCGTCAGTAGTTGCAGCCGGACTGCTGCCTGAGCTTGTTGAATCAATGATGCAGATGGCAGGGCCTTTTATGGGGGGTTTCGAGCTTTTCAGAGTTGACAAAAAAAGGCTTTTATTGACCTCGGATGCCCTGATAAAGCAGTCCATGATCAAAAATCATTACCTCGTACTTAAAGTCTGCCCCTTTGAACCAAAAGAGATCAATAAATTCCTGAAAGGCCAGAATATCGGGAGTGTTGTGCTCAGGGCAGGCGTGAAGCCCGAAGAATACTGGGAAGTGCGAAACGAGGTTGAAAAAAGCCTTGAAGGAAATAAAACCGTGCACCTCTTTGTAAAAGACGGGACTGCAATCCTTTGCGAAGTTATCTTTAACGATTAA
- a CDS encoding helix-turn-helix transcriptional regulator, whose product MNPGLLDLILFSEKRKDFLLFLKEGPKDIEEILERLQVPRTALLPQIKKLKEEGLVIHEEGIYRLSAIGEIVVEKMQPLIETLSVFEKDEEFWANRKLAPIPPHLVNRINELGSYRLIEPDLSHTFDLNPEFIKNLSNSTYIHMFYSYFHPQLPALILNLARKGIEISLVLSEAVYLRLVEDFKEEGKEFLKMENSSLYILEKKEIEIPALISVSNGIMTIGLFNENGRFDRQYVISFEPQAIKWGQEFFEYYRDMSREVNYR is encoded by the coding sequence ATGAATCCCGGCTTGCTTGATCTTATCCTGTTTTCAGAGAAAAGAAAAGATTTTCTTCTGTTCCTGAAAGAAGGACCTAAGGATATCGAAGAGATACTTGAGAGGCTTCAGGTGCCGAGGACGGCTCTTCTTCCGCAGATAAAGAAGTTAAAAGAAGAGGGTCTGGTAATACATGAAGAAGGCATATACCGGCTTAGTGCAATAGGGGAAATTGTCGTCGAAAAAATGCAACCCCTGATTGAGACCCTGTCAGTGTTTGAGAAGGACGAAGAATTCTGGGCCAATAGAAAGCTTGCTCCTATTCCACCCCATCTTGTAAACAGGATTAACGAACTTGGAAGCTATCGTCTCATAGAACCGGATCTAAGTCATACTTTTGATCTGAACCCGGAATTTATAAAAAACCTTTCTAACTCAACCTATATCCACATGTTTTATTCGTATTTCCATCCTCAACTTCCAGCTCTTATTCTCAACCTTGCAAGAAAAGGCATTGAAATTTCCCTTGTTTTGAGTGAAGCTGTATACTTACGGCTTGTAGAGGATTTCAAAGAAGAGGGAAAAGAATTTCTCAAAATGGAAAACTCAAGCCTTTACATTCTGGAAAAAAAAGAAATTGAAATCCCCGCGCTAATTTCTGTCTCAAACGGGATAATGACTATAGGATTGTTTAATGAAAACGGCAGGTTTGACCGCCAGTATGTGATAAGTTTCGAACCACAGGCAATAAAATGGGGACAAGAGTTTTTCGAATACTACAGGGATATGAGCAGGGAAGTGAACTATCGCTAG
- a CDS encoding CRISPR-associated protein Csx11, which yields MSPDLKILADNRETLYLAEIAAWLHDMRKCSDKFLIGNSLDRQLDSTEKNSEVTHFLKDIKTIFKKIEIDFSEVSPIFEKVTLNELIEKGRPATLKKENLQKKYPWIVKTLGRCHGAAHIEKENVSEELFKQYKDYTMISNPFGFEIEIEELTPKLTSIPYDKINDRSFFVKSLVESFDYALGETRRPTNEVTLTEWSGIVAALYKSALAGSLLLGEKTDPLNLKWQFLVIKFNSEQIWGNAQNIPILATRKEMLTKGLDRVKVLIEEKYPLGNEVYRDQNNSLYVVPNIPNLLEYTISEESKTQLKQLIANEFAVDEEHNFGFKGEVILTTDIDKQAWWGQEPNNEDKEKNEIPPIARILSNDELCSPADVNAVENFWKDVSDCGICTISWLRPQGPTSKGFNRKASDCWVKRVTWRASEWYHSLDNTIWIDEVADSNGRICLLTGRLDLLEWLKPDGYISTIKVGSDANSKAILKTPSFARMHRIWRTTNKFWEDVKDDLAKKIGRVDNRLKIFGNFQSENNNSLKRDHSYKAMLDRIGFSIFCGRNNEFLIIENLTELANKFDFDLGKSTDKSPTEYLKKYLSNKKVKIYDSEGKNRLNPIGCLKILEIEDENTSYVPVIPILAEPSIFMTIIPADKALEASILIKTKYEKEMGKVRNRLPLSLGMVFAKSHTPLAALMDAGRKMLRKSNKDRSVNEDKWILEEDPIENDNKFTLKFNNGTKWEISSKMGDEITTDYWYPYFYAQGDFQERSNSFIHSFRNYENSNRWLIHVSELKKGDMVSILPSKFDFEFLDSASRRFEICYNEKGYRRDSLKALRPYLLEELDNFTYLWDLCSKNLSNTQIKNVITLVEKKREEWAVGEDTTVFETFVHDVLYNANWNNGRRPDDAKMSELEDAAKSGKLRDILELYMNILKYRAEEPFGGI from the coding sequence ATGAGTCCTGATCTCAAAATCCTTGCTGACAATAGGGAAACATTATATTTGGCTGAAATTGCTGCTTGGTTGCATGACATGAGAAAGTGTAGTGATAAATTTTTAATCGGAAATTCTTTGGATCGCCAATTAGACTCTACTGAAAAGAACAGTGAAGTTACCCATTTTCTTAAAGATATAAAGACCATATTTAAGAAAATCGAAATTGATTTTTCTGAAGTAAGTCCTATTTTCGAAAAAGTAACGTTAAATGAGCTTATTGAAAAAGGCCGTCCTGCTACTCTAAAAAAAGAAAATCTGCAAAAAAAATATCCTTGGATTGTAAAGACCTTAGGTCGTTGTCATGGTGCAGCACATATTGAAAAAGAAAATGTTTCTGAAGAATTATTTAAGCAATATAAAGATTACACGATGATCAGCAATCCATTTGGATTTGAAATAGAAATAGAAGAGCTTACTCCTAAATTAACAAGCATTCCATATGATAAAATAAATGATAGATCTTTTTTTGTAAAGTCATTAGTTGAATCTTTTGATTATGCACTAGGGGAAACCAGAAGACCTACAAATGAGGTTACGCTTACTGAGTGGTCAGGTATTGTTGCTGCGTTATATAAATCTGCTTTAGCGGGTTCATTGCTTCTTGGAGAAAAAACAGATCCTCTAAATCTAAAGTGGCAATTTTTAGTAATAAAGTTTAATTCCGAGCAGATATGGGGAAATGCTCAAAATATACCAATATTAGCAACAAGAAAAGAAATGTTAACAAAGGGATTAGATAGGGTGAAAGTTCTAATTGAAGAAAAATATCCATTAGGGAACGAAGTATATCGAGATCAAAATAACAGTCTGTATGTTGTACCCAATATTCCAAATCTATTGGAATATACAATTTCTGAAGAAAGTAAAACACAACTAAAGCAATTAATAGCAAATGAATTTGCAGTTGATGAAGAACATAACTTCGGATTTAAAGGCGAAGTCATTCTCACTACTGACATTGATAAGCAAGCATGGTGGGGGCAAGAGCCGAATAATGAAGATAAAGAAAAGAATGAAATTCCACCTATAGCACGAATTCTCTCTAATGATGAACTTTGCTCTCCAGCAGATGTTAATGCGGTTGAGAATTTTTGGAAAGATGTTTCTGATTGTGGGATATGTACTATTTCCTGGTTACGTCCTCAGGGGCCCACTTCAAAGGGATTTAACAGAAAAGCTTCAGATTGCTGGGTCAAGAGAGTAACTTGGCGAGCGAGTGAATGGTATCATAGTCTCGATAACACAATATGGATTGATGAGGTTGCTGACTCAAACGGTAGAATTTGCCTGCTAACTGGAAGATTAGACCTCTTAGAATGGCTAAAACCAGACGGATATATTTCTACCATAAAGGTCGGATCTGACGCAAATAGCAAAGCCATTTTGAAAACTCCATCTTTTGCTCGTATGCACAGGATTTGGAGAACAACCAACAAATTTTGGGAAGATGTTAAGGATGATTTAGCGAAAAAAATAGGTCGTGTTGATAATAGACTGAAGATTTTTGGAAATTTTCAATCTGAAAATAATAATTCCCTTAAAAGAGATCATTCTTATAAAGCTATGTTAGACAGAATCGGTTTCAGCATTTTTTGCGGTAGAAATAATGAATTTCTTATAATCGAGAACCTAACAGAATTAGCTAATAAATTTGATTTTGATTTAGGAAAATCTACTGATAAAAGCCCTACCGAATATCTTAAAAAATATCTTTCTAATAAAAAAGTTAAAATCTATGACTCTGAGGGAAAAAACCGCTTAAATCCAATAGGATGCTTGAAAATACTAGAAATTGAAGACGAAAACACTTCTTATGTTCCTGTAATTCCTATATTAGCTGAACCAAGTATATTTATGACTATTATTCCAGCAGATAAAGCTCTTGAAGCATCCATACTAATAAAAACAAAATATGAAAAGGAAATGGGTAAAGTAAGGAATCGTTTGCCTTTAAGTCTTGGGATGGTATTTGCTAAGTCACATACTCCCCTAGCAGCTTTAATGGATGCAGGCCGCAAGATGCTGCGCAAATCAAATAAAGATAGATCAGTGAATGAGGATAAATGGATACTGGAAGAAGATCCAATTGAAAACGATAATAAATTCACTCTTAAATTTAACAATGGAACAAAGTGGGAAATTAGTTCAAAAATGGGAGATGAAATAACTACTGATTACTGGTATCCCTATTTTTATGCTCAGGGGGATTTTCAGGAACGGTCCAACTCCTTTATACATTCCTTTAGAAATTATGAGAATTCCAATAGATGGCTGATTCATGTTAGTGAGTTAAAAAAAGGAGATATGGTAAGTATTTTGCCTTCTAAATTTGATTTCGAATTTCTAGATTCGGCTTCCCGCAGATTTGAAATTTGTTACAATGAAAAAGGATATAGAAGAGACAGTTTGAAAGCTCTAAGACCATATCTTCTTGAAGAACTTGATAATTTCACTTATCTATGGGATCTATGCTCCAAAAATTTATCAAATACGCAGATAAAAAATGTAATTACTCTTGTTGAGAAAAAAAGGGAAGAATGGGCTGTTGGGGAAGATACAACTGTTTTTGAAACTTTTGTTCATGATGTTCTTTACAATGCAAACTGGAACAATGGAAGAAGACCAGATGATGCAAAAATGAGTGAATTGGAAGATGCAGCAAAGTCTGGAAAATTGAGGGATATTTTGGAGTTATACATGAATATTTTAAAATATAGAGCAGAGGAACCTTTTGGAGGAATTTGA
- the cmr4 gene encoding type III-B CRISPR module RAMP protein Cmr4, whose product MGELNKLYTRQRYLFMALDPVHIGTGQSQLGRVDNTIVREPGTNLPKIPGTSLMGAARHYASMKYGKPQAAGQHKNLKAKDPKKCPIIYTFGTYTETEGGQQGKISISDAQILLFPVNSIAGPLWVSTKEALEFAGFSMPDTVELSDESLSVFTSVNWEKDTLNLGWLSLKAITGLKITPPDVIIENKEWNSIANRLSIVSSKLFSQIVNSNLEVRTSVAINPETGAAEDKALFTYEAIPRATWLFFDVVQDDYMSEFPQTEKQYNGEDNIGDPLGETWNSPIDVLNAGFHLIEYLGIGGMITRGFGRMKQICSWEVCENES is encoded by the coding sequence ATGGGTGAATTAAACAAACTCTATACTCGACAACGTTATCTATTCATGGCACTAGACCCTGTTCATATAGGTACTGGACAATCCCAGCTTGGAAGAGTTGATAACACGATAGTTAGGGAGCCTGGAACAAATCTTCCAAAAATTCCAGGAACAAGTTTAATGGGAGCAGCGCGTCACTATGCCTCAATGAAATATGGAAAACCACAAGCAGCTGGCCAGCATAAAAATTTAAAGGCAAAAGACCCAAAAAAATGTCCAATAATCTATACATTTGGTACATATACAGAAACTGAGGGGGGTCAGCAAGGTAAAATTAGCATTAGTGATGCACAAATTTTGCTATTTCCAGTAAATTCTATTGCAGGGCCTCTATGGGTTAGTACAAAAGAAGCTCTTGAATTTGCTGGATTTTCTATGCCAGATACTGTTGAGCTTTCTGATGAAAGCTTAAGCGTATTTACTTCTGTTAATTGGGAAAAAGACACATTAAATCTTGGGTGGCTCTCACTGAAAGCGATTACCGGATTAAAAATAACTCCTCCAGATGTCATTATAGAAAACAAAGAGTGGAATTCTATAGCTAACCGACTTTCAATTGTATCTTCCAAATTATTTTCTCAAATCGTTAACAGTAACCTTGAAGTTCGTACTTCGGTTGCCATAAATCCAGAAACTGGAGCAGCTGAAGATAAAGCTTTGTTTACTTATGAAGCAATCCCTCGAGCGACTTGGTTATTTTTTGATGTAGTACAAGACGATTATATGAGTGAGTTTCCACAAACTGAAAAACAGTATAATGGTGAAGATAATATAGGTGATCCTCTTGGAGAAACCTGGAATTCACCGATAGATGTTTTGAACGCAGGCTTTCATTTGATAGAGTATCTGGGTATCGGTGGAATGATTACCAGAGGATTTGGGAGGATGAAACAAATATGTTCCTGGGAGGTTTGTGAGAATGAATCTTGA